The genomic stretch TGACCGTCGGTGATGGAGATAACGTTGGTCGGAATGTACGCCGAAACGTCACCGGCCTGGGTTTCAATTACAGGCAGGGCGGTCAGGGAACCGGCGCCCAGGCTGTCGTTGACCTTGCAGGAGCGCTCCAGAAGTCTGGAGTGGAGATAGAAAACGTCGCCGGGGAAAGCTTCGCGTCCCGGAGGGCGGCGCAGAAGCAGTGACATCTGCCGGTAAGCGACGGCCTGCTTGGAAAGATCGTCATAAACGATCAGGGCATGCTTGCCGTTGTCACGGTAGAATTCCGCCATGGTGCAACCGCAGTAGGCAGCGATGAACTGCAGCGGAGCCGGCTCGGAGGCGGTGGAGGAAATGACGGTGGTGTATTCCAGGGCGCCGTTCTGACGAAGGGCTTCAACCACCTGGGCGACAGTGGAACGCTTCTGGCCGATGGCGACGTAGAAACAGTGAATGTCACTGTTCTTCTGCGCGATGATGGCGTCAACGCCAACCGCGGTCTTGCCGACCTGACGGTCGCCGATGATGAGTTCGCGCTGGCCGCGGCCGATGGGCGTCATGGCGTCGATGGCCTTCAGACCCGTGTACATGGGCTCATGTACGGATTTACGGGCGATGATGCCGGGAGCCTTGATTTCAACGTTACGGAACTGATCCGTCTGGATCGGTCCGAGACCGTCGATGGGGTTGCCCAGAGGGTCGATGACCCGGCCCTGGACAGCGTCACCGACGGGAACCTGGAAAATCCGGCCCGTACGTTTGACGATGTCGCCTTCCTTGATGTGCTCCGTCTCGCCGAGCAGGGCGACACCTACGGAATCTTCTTCAAGGTTAAGGACCATTCCCATGACGTTACCGGGGAACTCGAGGAGTTCCATTGCCATCGCGTTTTCGCAGCCGTAAACGCGGGCGATACCGTCACCCACTGACAAGACCACGCCAGTTTCGCTCATCTCAACCTTTTTCTCGTAATTCTTGATCTGGCCTTCGATGATCTGGCTAATTTCTTCTGCTTTAATCTGCATAGCCTCTACTCACCCCTTTTGATATTTTCTTTCAAAATTTGCAGCTGAGCGCGAATACTGGCGTCAAGGATCTTGTCACCGATCTTGAGCATAAGCCCGCCAATAATCTCCTGATCCACTTCGTAATCAAGGACCACTTGCTGGCCCGACTCGCGTTGCAATTTATCGACAACGTTCTTCTGCACAACATCGGAAAGCTTTACAGCCGTCACCAGCTTGCCGCGAAGAACACCCTGGGCTGAATCCAAAAGCGTTCCATAGGATGCGTTGATCTCGGGGAGAAAAGACAATCTGTTTTTGTCCGCGAGCAGCAGACAAAAATTCCGAACCATGGCGCAGGGCGCCACCTTGTCCAGAATCTTGATGATTACCCCTCTCTTTTCTTCCACACCAAAAATGGGGTTGCGGAAGATCTTCGTGAGCTCAGGCGCATTCTCCAGGAGTCCAGCCAGCCTGGCCAAGTCGTCACCGTATTTCGCCATCGCACCCTTGTCGGACTGCGCTTGCGCAACGGCGAACAAAGCCTTGGCATACCGTCTTGCTACGATATTCCCAGTCAATTGAGCACCACCTTTTTAAGATATTCGTTGACCAAATCTTCGTGATCTTTCTTTTTGAGCTGCTTCTTGACAAGATCTTCAGCGGCAGTGGTAATCTTTTCGGCCAGTTCTTCACGGATGGCGTCGATAGCCAACTTGGCTTCCTGGGCCGCCGATACTTCAGCCTGAGCCCTGATCTGAGTAGCCTGGGCCTCCGCTTTGTCGATAATCGCCTGACGCATGGCCTCACCCTGAGCCTTTGCATCATCCAGAATCTTGGCTTTTTCCGCCTCAAGATTCGCGATACTCGCCTCAACTTCAAGCAAACGCTTTTCGGCATCTTCCTTGCGTTCGTCGAGATCGGCAAGGTCCGTCTCGATCTGCTTGGTGCGCCCGGACAGCAGGTCCGCGATACGCTTGCCCGCGAACTTATAGATCAAGAACGCGACAATGCCGAAATTGATTACGCGATAGAGAAGGTCGAGCAGCTTGTTGTGCCCCCCGCCATCTCCCTCGCTGGCGAAAGCTATCGCCGCGCAGAGAACCAGTGCTGCCGTCACCAATCCGACAGTCTTGAACTTTTTCAAAATTCCGCCCTCCTTATATGAAAAAGTAAATCTATGACACATAAGAAAATCCCGAACCTATCAAGCCTTGCTCAACACCTTGTTGGCGACGTTCTTGGCATAGGTGGCGACTTCTTGGCGCAGAGCCTTGAGGGCTGTCTGCTTCTGACCGTCGATCTCCTTTCGGGCGGCGGCAATCTTTTCGGCGGCTTCGGCTCCGGCCTCGGCCAAAACGGAAGACTCCACCGCGACGCCTTCAGCCTTCAGGGCTACCCGCATCTGCTGAGCTTCAACACGGGCTCCGCTCAGTGCGACCTTGTAGCTCTCAAGCTTGGCCTCCGCCTTGGCGGCGAAATCCTCGATGGATCCCAGCTTCTGGCTCATGACCTCGGCCCGTTTCTTGATGATCCCTCGGATGGGACGATACAAGATCAAATTCAAGACCGTCAGGATGACCATAAAGTTCACGAGCTGAACAAAAAAAGTGTAATCTAGATCAATCATGCCGCCCCCTAAAAAGTATGTGAATTTTTGTTCAAAGTCACAGGGCCTCTATCTGATTCCCATTTTCGTGTCAAAATCTTTTTGGACAAAGCATCAGCAAAATGATTGGCATGGCATGGGTTTTCGTAGTTTGTTCGGAATTTCACGTGTCTAGCTCGCGCTTTTCTTTTCGAAAAAAAAGTGGGTCGCTCACGTCGCGTCCACGCCTTCTTTCGGATTGGCGGCCAAAAAAAATCTGGCCGCATGAAAACACCAAAAACTGTCAGCCTTTTTTGAAAACGAAACGGCGCATGGCCACATTGAGAACGAGTCCGACCATGCAAAAGTTGACCACGGATGCACTGCCTCCATAGCTGATGAAGGGCAGTGGAATTCCGACGACAGGCATGATCCCGAGCACCATGCCGATATTGATGAGGATCTGCCAAAAGAAATAAAAGAAGACCCCGGCCGCGAGGTAGCTCCCGAAATCGTCCTTGGCTTCCATGGTGACGATGTAAATCTGATAGAGAAAAGAACAGAATAGAATGAGCAGCATAATGGACCCGAAGAAGCCCCACTCCTCGCCGAACACGGCAAAAGCGAAGTCCGTATGCTTTTCCGGCAGGAAGCGCAGCTGACTCTGGGTGCCTTCCAAAAAGCCCTTGCCCCAGAACCCTCCTGAGCCAATCGCAATCTGGGACTGGATGATGTGGTAACCGGCTCCGAGCGGATCATTACCCGGGTCAAGAAAAGTCATTATGCGCTGCTTCTGGTAGTCGTGCAGAAAAAACCAGCCAAATGGGATCATGATCGGCAGCACGACAACCAGCACCTTGAACACGGAGCCGGTGACTCCCTTGAAAAGGATCATGCCCCCCAGAATGAGCAGGATGTTCAAGGCCGACCCGAGGTCAGGCTGTTTGACCACCAGGACAGCAGGCACCAGCCCGACAAGGAGCGCCTTACCCAGGTTGAGCCAGCCCAGCTTGCCTTCCATACGCGCCATCAGTCTGGCGCCAAGGATCAAGACCGCGATTTTTGTCAGCTCCGTGGGCTGGAGATTGAAAAACCCGAGATCAAGCCATCTCTTGGCTCCGTAGATGGTTTTCCCGGCAACACTGACTCCGAGCAGCAGAACCAGGCAAAGGATGAAATACGGCCACGAAACAGATTTCAGATGACGATAGTCTATCAGCACCAACGCAGTCATCACGCACAGGCCGACCCCGCCCCAAAGCAGTTGCTTGTTGAAATACGTGTCGATTTCAAGGCCGGAAGCAAGGCGCAGGGTGCTGGCCGAATAGAGGTTCATGACCCCGACAAGAAAAAGGAGCGCCGTCAGGATCAAAAGACCCCAATTGATATGAAATATGAGTCGTCTATCGAACATTTTCTTTCCTGGTCAGTCCCCTGATCGCACATCCAGAAGCACATCGAGCACTGCCCCGGCCACCGGCCCCGCGTCCGAGCCTCCATGACCGCCATGTTCCACCATGGCCACGACCACAAAACGCTTTCCGTCCTTTTCACCAAAACTGGCCATCCAGGCGTGATCCCTGTATTTGTAGGGGATCTCCTGGGTCTTTTTCTTCTCGTATTTTTCCTGCAGTTTCACGACCTGGGCCGTGCCGGTCTTGCCTCCGACTCTCAGGCCGGGCCTGCGAAGAACCCGGGCAGTGCCCCGTTCTTCCTCCACCGTGGCCACCATGGCGTCGAGAACCAGCTTCCTGGTCGCGGGTCGCATGGGCAGTTCACCCAGCACGTCAGGCTCTTCGGACAAAAGGAGCGTCGGCCGCAAAATTTTCCCGTCGTTAACCAGCGCCGCAACAAATCTGGCCACCTGCAGGGGGGTGGTCAAGGTGTATCCCTGGCCGATGGCGAAGTTCAAGGTCTCGCCGCCCTGCCACTTCTCTCCGAAGCGGTTCAACTTCCATTCCGGGGTGGGCATGTTGCCGGCCCGCTCGTGGGGCAACTCCACGCCGGTCTTGGCCCCGAACCCACAGCGGGTCGCAAAATCGCTGATAGCCTCCACCCCGAGCTGTTCTCCCAACTGGTAATAATAGACGTCGCAGGACTCGCGCAGAGATTTCTTGAAATCTGTGGTTCCATGCCCGCCCTTGTTCCAGCACCTGAAGACACGCTTGCCGAGCTTGTAGCTGCCGGAACAAAACACCGTCGAGGAAGGCTTGACCGTGCCACTCTCAAGCCCAAGCCCGCCCACTGCGAGCTTGAAGATAGAGCCGGGCGGATAGGTGCTTTGCACCGGCCGGTTCTGCAGGGGATGCAAAGGATCCTCCAGCAGCTCCTTCCATTTCGCATGGCTGATGCCGACAACAAACTCGTTGGGATCGTAGCTGGGCAGGCTGACCAACGCCAGCACCTCGCCCGTGTCGGCGTCCATGGCCACGACCGATCCGGCCCGGCCGTCCAGCGCCTTGGTCGCGACTTCCTGCAAGGGCAAAGAGATGCTCAGATTGAGGTCCTCGCCCATCACCGGCGAAGAAACAATCCGCGAGGACAGCACTCGGCCCGAGGCATCGACTTCAAACTCTTGAAGCCCCTTGGTCCCGCGCAACCTGCGTTCGAGCATCAGCTCCACGCCCTGCTTGCCGACGTTGTCGCCCAGTTGCAGATCAGGGTCGTTGTTGAGTTCTTCTTCGTTGGCCCGAGCCACATATCCAAGGACATGCGCCAGGGTCTCCCCATGGGCGTAGGAACGCTTGGGCCGCACGGCAATGACAAGCCCGGGCCAGTCCTGCCGGTGCGCCTCGACCAGGGCCACCAGCTCAAACGGAATGTTGGGCACGATGACCTGTTCGTCGAAATGCTTGACCCGCTTGCGGCCGATTTCGAAGGCTTTTTGCAGTTCGTCCCGGGGCTGACCGGTCCAGCGGCTGATCTGGTCCAGGGTTTTAGGAATGTCCGGACAGTCCTCGCGCACCAGCGCCAGGGCGTAGGCGGGATTGTTTTCCGCCAGCAGCACTCCGGTACGGTCCCGGATGATGCCTCTTGGGGAAAACATGGTGCTTTGTCTGGTTCTGTTCTCCTGGGCGCGTCCCTGATAGAAATCACTCTTGTAAATCTGCAGGTACCACAGCCGGATACCGAAGATGCAAAAGAGGATCACCAGAAAAACGAGCAACAGCGGCGGGCCGGAAAATATCTGGGGCCGCTCCGGGGAGTTAAACGCGCCCATTTCTGCCTCCGCGCCTGTAAATCAAGAGGGCCGTACCCCAGAAAAACACGTATGCGGCCCACTGCCTGGCAATCCAGGACCAGGGAGAATACGGCCGGGCCGGCAGTTCCTGAAAGCTGATCGCCCCGCTGAGCACCACCCAGGACCAGCAAGCCAGCAGCAAGGAAAACAGGATTATGAAAAGAGGATTCTCCGGCTCAAGGAGCCATTTCGAAAGCAGAAAAAAGACCAACATACCGGCATAAAATAGAATGCTCACGCCAAAAACCAGATTTCCCCCTCCCTCCTGAACAAGAACCCACAGCGCCCCCATCCAGAGCGCGGTCCACCACTGTCCGGTTTGCAGGCAAATAAGCACGCCGGGAGAAAGGAAATCAAGTCCACCGGACAGTTCCTGCGCCCAAAGGGCGATGATCAGAAAGTCTGTCCACCAGATGATCGCGGGAATTTGACCCTTTTTAGAAGTCGAGGGATGCGCGGCTGAGAGTCTCACGGCTTCTTGCGCACAGGGTGCCGGGTAATGGTGGAAGGCTCCGGGACGGGCGGAGGCGTCACAGACGGACCGGCCGCGGGAGGAGCTTGGGCAGCGGGCTTGTCTTCCGGGCTCTTTTCGTCCCCCGGGGGAACATCCGGGGAGGACGCATTGGTCACCGCCGGAGTCATGACGGGCTGGCCGGCATCGAATCCGTCGGTGCGGCTCAGGACCAGCAGTTCCTCGTAATAGCGCAGGGCGAGAAGAGGTTCGGCGTAGACCCTTTGAAACAGGGAGACATCCGCCGGAGTGACTTCCACCACCCTGGCCACGGGAATGCCCTTGGGAAAGACACCGCCCAGCCCGGAGCTGAGCAATATCTCCCCGGGGCTGACCGGATCGTTGCGGGGGATGAACTTGACTTCAAGGAAAGCTCCGGCGCCCTGCCCCTGCACGATGGCCGGGACACGCCCCTCGCTGGTGATGACGGGAATCCGGCTGGAAGGATCGGATAGGAGAACCACGGAGGAAAAATGAAGACCCGGCTTGGCGATTCTTCCGACAACGCCCTTGGGCGAGATGACCGGGTCGTTGAGTCCCACGCCGTGGCGCAGCCCCACATCGACAAGTATGGTTT from Desulfomicrobium macestii encodes the following:
- the atpA gene encoding F0F1 ATP synthase subunit alpha, which encodes MQIKAEEISQIIEGQIKNYEKKVEMSETGVVLSVGDGIARVYGCENAMAMELLEFPGNVMGMVLNLEEDSVGVALLGETEHIKEGDIVKRTGRIFQVPVGDAVQGRVIDPLGNPIDGLGPIQTDQFRNVEIKAPGIIARKSVHEPMYTGLKAIDAMTPIGRGQRELIIGDRQVGKTAVGVDAIIAQKNSDIHCFYVAIGQKRSTVAQVVEALRQNGALEYTTVISSTASEPAPLQFIAAYCGCTMAEFYRDNGKHALIVYDDLSKQAVAYRQMSLLLRRPPGREAFPGDVFYLHSRLLERSCKVNDSLGAGSLTALPVIETQAGDVSAYIPTNVISITDGQVYLEPNLFMAGIRPAINVGLSVSRVGGAAQIKAMKKVAGTLRLDLAQYRELAAFAQFGSDLDKSTKTKLTRGERLVELLKQPQYQPMPVEEQVAVLYAGTRGFLDDIAVTDAIRFGAELVDFMRNQKSDVLAEIVQTKDLGSETEKKLADAINEFKAGFKA
- the atpH gene encoding ATP synthase F1 subunit delta — translated: MTGNIVARRYAKALFAVAQAQSDKGAMAKYGDDLARLAGLLENAPELTKIFRNPIFGVEEKRGVIIKILDKVAPCAMVRNFCLLLADKNRLSFLPEINASYGTLLDSAQGVLRGKLVTAVKLSDVVQKNVVDKLQRESGQQVVLDYEVDQEIIGGLMLKIGDKILDASIRAQLQILKENIKRGE
- a CDS encoding F0F1 ATP synthase subunit B family protein; the encoded protein is MKKFKTVGLVTAALVLCAAIAFASEGDGGGHNKLLDLLYRVINFGIVAFLIYKFAGKRIADLLSGRTKQIETDLADLDERKEDAEKRLLEVEASIANLEAEKAKILDDAKAQGEAMRQAIIDKAEAQATQIRAQAEVSAAQEAKLAIDAIREELAEKITTAAEDLVKKQLKKKDHEDLVNEYLKKVVLN
- a CDS encoding ATP synthase F0 subunit B, which produces MIDLDYTFFVQLVNFMVILTVLNLILYRPIRGIIKKRAEVMSQKLGSIEDFAAKAEAKLESYKVALSGARVEAQQMRVALKAEGVAVESSVLAEAGAEAAEKIAAARKEIDGQKQTALKALRQEVATYAKNVANKVLSKA
- the rodA gene encoding rod shape-determining protein RodA, whose protein sequence is MFDRRLIFHINWGLLILTALLFLVGVMNLYSASTLRLASGLEIDTYFNKQLLWGGVGLCVMTALVLIDYRHLKSVSWPYFILCLVLLLGVSVAGKTIYGAKRWLDLGFFNLQPTELTKIAVLILGARLMARMEGKLGWLNLGKALLVGLVPAVLVVKQPDLGSALNILLILGGMILFKGVTGSVFKVLVVVLPIMIPFGWFFLHDYQKQRIMTFLDPGNDPLGAGYHIIQSQIAIGSGGFWGKGFLEGTQSQLRFLPEKHTDFAFAVFGEEWGFFGSIMLLILFCSFLYQIYIVTMEAKDDFGSYLAAGVFFYFFWQILINIGMVLGIMPVVGIPLPFISYGGSASVVNFCMVGLVLNVAMRRFVFKKG
- the mrdA gene encoding penicillin-binding protein 2 — translated: MGAFNSPERPQIFSGPPLLLVFLVILFCIFGIRLWYLQIYKSDFYQGRAQENRTRQSTMFSPRGIIRDRTGVLLAENNPAYALALVREDCPDIPKTLDQISRWTGQPRDELQKAFEIGRKRVKHFDEQVIVPNIPFELVALVEAHRQDWPGLVIAVRPKRSYAHGETLAHVLGYVARANEEELNNDPDLQLGDNVGKQGVELMLERRLRGTKGLQEFEVDASGRVLSSRIVSSPVMGEDLNLSISLPLQEVATKALDGRAGSVVAMDADTGEVLALVSLPSYDPNEFVVGISHAKWKELLEDPLHPLQNRPVQSTYPPGSIFKLAVGGLGLESGTVKPSSTVFCSGSYKLGKRVFRCWNKGGHGTTDFKKSLRESCDVYYYQLGEQLGVEAISDFATRCGFGAKTGVELPHERAGNMPTPEWKLNRFGEKWQGGETLNFAIGQGYTLTTPLQVARFVAALVNDGKILRPTLLLSEEPDVLGELPMRPATRKLVLDAMVATVEEERGTARVLRRPGLRVGGKTGTAQVVKLQEKYEKKKTQEIPYKYRDHAWMASFGEKDGKRFVVVAMVEHGGHGGSDAGPVAGAVLDVLLDVRSGD
- the mreC gene encoding rod shape-determining protein MreC, producing MSPRFKRLVLFFFLPLFLYFSMYTWNWKTGYLDRLAALTGLELTGWVLAPGRWLQNNVDEFWSRYVYLVGVRQENEDLVLRVRELEQELTRVSEKAKSADRLTSLLRFSPEASWEMRGGRVIGQKLGPNAILETILVDVGLRHGVGLNDPVISPKGVVGRIAKPGLHFSSVVLLSDPSSRIPVITSEGRVPAIVQGQGAGAFLEVKFIPRNDPVSPGEILLSSGLGGVFPKGIPVARVVEVTPADVSLFQRVYAEPLLALRYYEELLVLSRTDGFDAGQPVMTPAVTNASSPDVPPGDEKSPEDKPAAQAPPAAGPSVTPPPVPEPSTITRHPVRKKP